In Bifidobacterium sp. ESL0745, one DNA window encodes the following:
- a CDS encoding lactate utilization protein C, which yields MTDREVFLDYLAQKSGRPRHQLKDHPLEPVNDLPETTLSGHDQDELLKIARKNAPAVHVDFQTTTKADLPTALNAFIAAKAIPPADSSVAEQSTIDDPAAASDNPATSAGPTAPDAASSVASAATAAFNAASAPTTSPASSPSAKPSLLLPTDDENYKAFGLEQWRDGLDPKPAFWVPGAGREANVEAANHSEAAIGFADFLCAESCTITAPTTPGQGRAFHFLPVHYLSIIRKSKIVARTRQAMDYYEPAVKSGKLKTSNINFITGTSSTGDIEMVLVVGVHGPLDMTYLVVEDM from the coding sequence ATGACGGATCGTGAAGTATTTCTTGACTATTTGGCGCAAAAAAGCGGACGCCCGCGCCACCAACTCAAGGATCATCCGCTCGAACCTGTGAATGATCTGCCTGAGACCACGCTTTCCGGGCATGATCAGGACGAGCTGCTTAAGATCGCACGCAAGAACGCCCCGGCGGTTCATGTGGACTTCCAGACCACGACCAAGGCCGACCTGCCGACCGCGCTGAATGCGTTCATCGCAGCCAAGGCCATCCCGCCCGCCGATTCAAGTGTTGCCGAGCAATCTACGATAGACGATCCTGCCGCCGCTTCCGATAACCCTGCCACCTCAGCCGGCCCCACTGCGCCAGACGCGGCTTCATCCGTTGCCTCCGCTGCTACAGCCGCCTTCAACGCCGCTTCCGCCCCCACTACCTCGCCTGCCTCATCCCCTTCGGCAAAACCCTCGCTGCTATTGCCGACCGACGACGAAAACTATAAAGCGTTCGGACTGGAGCAATGGCGCGACGGGCTCGACCCGAAGCCGGCGTTTTGGGTGCCGGGAGCCGGCCGCGAGGCCAATGTCGAAGCCGCGAATCATTCGGAGGCGGCCATCGGTTTCGCGGACTTCCTGTGCGCGGAATCCTGCACCATCACCGCCCCGACCACTCCCGGCCAGGGCCGCGCGTTCCATTTCCTGCCGGTGCACTACCTGAGCATCATCCGCAAGTCCAAGATCGTGGCGCGAACCCGCCAGGCGATGGACTACTACGAACCCGCCGTGAAGTCCGGCAAGCTCAAGACCTCGAACATCAACTTCATCACCGGCACCTCATCGACCGGCGACATCGAGATGGTCCTGGTCGTCGGCGTCCACGGCCCGCTCGACATGACCTATCTGGTCGTCGAAGACATGTAG
- a CDS encoding helix-turn-helix transcriptional regulator: MARISREVQALYGLCAVALVEKRADLDGADDVGFDIDLPVFSVGRAAQLANIHPQTLRQYDRQGLIVPQRTEGGARRYSLRDVHKLAEAQQMSQEDGVNLAGISRILDLQEENRQLRREVRRLERPRGSSIFAADPEGGITEIQRSRQARRWRHEVQAHTRELPGRPYYVNQAADPYASGSQKPSDEDGADLTQQQSVHKPRHAANSDGDSHSDPFVDPRSLVVWGHYFD; encoded by the coding sequence ATGGCTCGGATTTCTCGTGAAGTACAGGCGCTCTACGGGTTGTGCGCCGTCGCGCTGGTCGAGAAGCGCGCGGATCTGGACGGTGCCGACGACGTCGGTTTCGATATCGATCTGCCGGTGTTCAGTGTCGGTCGTGCCGCGCAACTGGCCAACATCCATCCCCAGACACTGCGTCAATACGACCGTCAGGGGCTCATCGTTCCGCAGCGTACGGAAGGCGGCGCCCGCCGTTATTCCCTGCGTGATGTGCATAAGCTTGCCGAAGCCCAGCAGATGAGTCAGGAAGACGGCGTCAACCTCGCCGGCATCTCACGGATTCTCGACTTGCAGGAGGAGAACCGCCAGTTGCGGCGCGAGGTGAGACGTCTTGAACGTCCGCGTGGTTCCAGTATTTTTGCGGCTGATCCTGAAGGCGGAATCACCGAGATCCAGCGCTCGCGCCAGGCCCGTCGCTGGCGTCACGAGGTGCAGGCCCACACCCGTGAACTTCCCGGCCGGCCGTACTATGTCAACCAGGCTGCCGATCCGTATGCTTCCGGTTCGCAGAAGCCATCAGACGAGGACGGAGCCGATCTGACGCAGCAGCAAAGCGTTCACAAGCCCCGTCACGCAGCCAATTCTGATGGCGATTCGCATTCCGACCCGTTCGTCGATCCCCGTTCACTGGTCGTTTGGGGCCACTATTTCGATTGA
- a CDS encoding DnaJ C-terminal domain-containing protein → MAENEWLDKDFYKVLGVSKDATSAEITKAYRKLARKYHPDLNKTKEAEEKFKDISEAYDVLNNADQRRKYDAIRQFAGGGARFAGGSGQGGFGGGASDFSDIFSMFGGGAGGPGGVRFSTSGGGPTNLNDIFSMFGNAGSGSPYGAGYGGGSSSYREPQEAVRGDDLTKNITLTFRQAVKGATISLTSGGRKFKAHVPAGMSDGKKMRLPGRGKHGSNGGSAGDMYLKIHVKNDTKFSLDGNNIVMPLPVTIGEAVAGARVKVLDLDGKEVTFRVPAGTSSGTEVRIGGKGVPGRDGDLVGRIEIRVPSRPTMAQKHDAKEFDKNSAEFVDEVAKERE, encoded by the coding sequence ATGGCTGAGAATGAATGGCTAGATAAAGATTTTTACAAGGTGCTCGGCGTCTCCAAGGACGCGACGAGCGCGGAGATCACCAAGGCTTACCGCAAGCTCGCGCGTAAGTATCATCCGGATCTCAACAAGACCAAAGAGGCCGAGGAGAAGTTCAAGGACATCTCGGAGGCCTACGACGTGCTCAACAACGCCGATCAGCGGCGCAAGTACGATGCGATCCGCCAGTTCGCGGGCGGCGGCGCAAGGTTCGCCGGCGGGTCCGGGCAAGGCGGGTTCGGCGGGGGAGCCTCCGACTTCTCCGACATCTTCTCGATGTTCGGCGGAGGTGCGGGCGGCCCCGGTGGGGTTCGCTTCTCGACCTCCGGCGGCGGTCCGACCAACTTGAACGACATCTTCTCGATGTTCGGCAACGCGGGTTCGGGCTCGCCCTATGGCGCCGGTTACGGCGGCGGGTCGAGCAGCTACCGCGAACCGCAGGAAGCGGTGCGTGGCGATGATCTCACCAAGAACATCACGTTGACGTTCCGTCAAGCGGTGAAAGGCGCGACCATTTCGCTTACGTCTGGTGGACGCAAGTTCAAGGCCCACGTTCCGGCCGGTATGAGTGACGGAAAGAAGATGCGGCTTCCCGGCAGGGGCAAGCATGGCTCCAACGGCGGGTCCGCAGGCGATATGTACCTGAAGATTCACGTCAAGAACGATACGAAGTTCAGCCTCGACGGCAACAACATCGTGATGCCGTTGCCGGTCACCATCGGTGAGGCGGTGGCAGGTGCCCGTGTCAAGGTGCTTGATTTAGACGGCAAGGAAGTCACGTTCCGCGTGCCGGCTGGCACGTCGAGCGGTACCGAGGTTCGCATCGGCGGCAAGGGTGTTCCTGGCCGTGATGGTGACTTGGTCGGACGCATTGAGATTCGCGTGCCGAGCAGGCCCACCATGGCGCAGAAGCACGACGCCAAGGAGTTTGACAAGAACTCTGCCGAGTTCGTGGACGAGGTGGCCAAAGAGCGCGAGTGA
- the grpE gene encoding nucleotide exchange factor GrpE, whose amino-acid sequence MSSEQSNNKADDEAKQNPQGAAASAANDNDNTNASNGSAQAGANTGQADNSQANAAGAAAAANATNSDKQTGDGDADKATGDASKADATDAADGRDGDNTLTPLGQAKKEAADYLDALQRERAEFVNFRNRAKKEQEIFRQHGIIDVLTALLPALDDIDRIREHSDLDDSFAAVANKIDKAFEKFGVEKFGKKGETFDPTKHEAILHKPDANATEETVDTVVEAGYRIGDRVIRAARVVVASPKA is encoded by the coding sequence ATGAGCTCCGAACAGTCGAATAACAAGGCCGACGACGAAGCGAAGCAGAACCCACAGGGTGCCGCCGCTTCAGCTGCCAACGACAACGACAATACGAATGCAAGCAACGGTTCCGCGCAAGCGGGTGCAAATACCGGCCAGGCTGACAACAGTCAAGCCAATGCTGCCGGTGCCGCGGCTGCCGCCAACGCTACTAACAGCGACAAGCAGACCGGTGACGGTGACGCAGACAAGGCAACCGGTGACGCAAGTAAGGCGGACGCGACCGACGCTGCCGATGGCAGGGACGGCGACAATACGCTGACACCGCTCGGGCAGGCGAAGAAGGAAGCCGCGGACTATCTCGATGCGCTCCAACGCGAGCGTGCCGAATTCGTCAACTTCCGCAATCGCGCGAAGAAAGAGCAGGAGATCTTCCGCCAGCACGGCATCATCGATGTGCTGACCGCGTTGCTCCCAGCTCTCGACGACATCGACCGTATCCGTGAGCACAGTGACCTGGACGATTCCTTCGCCGCTGTGGCCAACAAGATCGACAAGGCGTTCGAGAAGTTCGGCGTGGAGAAGTTCGGCAAGAAGGGTGAAACCTTCGATCCGACCAAACACGAGGCGATCCTCCACAAACCGGATGCCAACGCGACCGAAGAGACTGTGGACACCGTCGTAGAGGCGGGCTATCGCATCGGCGACCGGGTGATCCGGGCCGCCCGTGTGGTGGTGGCTTCCCCGAAGGCCTAG
- the dnaK gene encoding molecular chaperone DnaK produces the protein MGRAVGIDLGTTNSCIATLEGGEPTVIVNAEGARTTPSVVAFSKSGEILVGEVAKRQAVTNVDRTISSVKRHMGTDWSVDIDGKKWTPQEISAQILMKLKRDAEAYLGEPVTDAVITCPAYFNDAQRQATKDAGKIAGLNVLRIINEPTAAALAYGLEKGKEDERILVFDLGGGTFDVSLLEIGKDDDGFATIQVQATNGDNKLGGDDWDQKIIDWLVGEVKNKYGVDLSKDKIALQRLKEAAEQAKKELSSSTETNISMQYLAMTPDGTPVHLDETLTRAHFEEMTSDLLGRCRTPFNNVLHDANISVSEIDHVVLVGGSTRMPAVKELVKELTGGKAANQSVNPDEVVAVGAAVQSGVIKGDRKDVLLIDVTPLSLGIETKGGIMTKLIDRNTAIPTKRSEVFSTAEDNQPSVLIQVYQGEREFARDNKPLGTFELTGIAPAPRGVPQIEVTFDIDANGIVHVSAKDKGTGKEQSMTITGGSALPKDEIDRMVKEAEAHEADDKKRKEDAETRNTAESFAYQMEKMVNDNKDKLSDDVVKEVTADVNDLKEALKGDDIDKIKSAQEKLTTSSQKIGQALYAQQGAEGAAGAAGAGAAGAAGAGSSSSSSDDDDVVDAEVVDDDDDKKDNK, from the coding sequence ATGGGACGTGCAGTAGGTATTGATTTGGGTACCACAAACTCTTGCATCGCAACGCTCGAAGGCGGCGAACCCACGGTCATCGTGAACGCCGAGGGCGCTCGCACCACCCCGTCGGTGGTCGCGTTCAGCAAGTCCGGCGAGATTCTCGTCGGCGAGGTCGCCAAGCGTCAGGCTGTGACCAACGTCGACCGCACCATCAGCTCGGTCAAGCGCCACATGGGCACTGACTGGTCGGTGGACATCGACGGCAAGAAGTGGACTCCGCAGGAGATTTCCGCACAGATTCTTATGAAGTTGAAGAGGGACGCCGAGGCGTACCTGGGCGAACCGGTGACCGACGCGGTCATCACCTGCCCTGCATACTTCAACGACGCACAGCGTCAGGCAACCAAGGACGCTGGCAAGATCGCAGGCCTCAACGTGCTGCGTATCATCAACGAGCCGACGGCTGCGGCACTGGCTTATGGCCTTGAAAAGGGCAAGGAAGACGAACGCATTTTGGTCTTCGACCTCGGCGGTGGCACCTTCGATGTGTCCCTGCTGGAGATCGGCAAGGACGACGACGGCTTCGCCACCATTCAAGTGCAGGCCACGAACGGCGACAACAAGCTCGGCGGCGACGATTGGGATCAGAAGATCATCGATTGGCTCGTGGGCGAAGTCAAGAACAAGTACGGCGTCGATCTGTCCAAGGACAAGATCGCTCTGCAACGCTTGAAGGAAGCCGCGGAACAGGCCAAGAAGGAACTTTCCAGCTCCACCGAGACCAACATCTCGATGCAGTATCTGGCCATGACCCCCGACGGCACGCCTGTCCACCTGGACGAGACGCTGACCCGAGCACACTTCGAGGAAATGACTTCCGACCTGCTCGGCCGTTGCCGCACGCCGTTCAACAACGTGCTGCACGACGCGAACATCTCGGTTTCCGAGATCGACCACGTGGTCCTCGTCGGCGGCTCGACCCGTATGCCGGCCGTCAAGGAACTCGTCAAGGAACTCACCGGCGGTAAGGCCGCGAACCAGTCCGTCAACCCGGATGAGGTTGTGGCGGTCGGCGCTGCGGTGCAGTCCGGCGTCATCAAGGGCGACCGCAAGGATGTCCTCTTGATCGACGTCACCCCGCTTTCCCTCGGCATCGAGACCAAGGGTGGCATCATGACCAAGCTCATCGACCGCAACACCGCCATCCCGACCAAGCGCAGCGAAGTCTTCTCGACCGCTGAGGATAATCAGCCTTCCGTGCTGATTCAGGTCTATCAGGGTGAGCGCGAGTTCGCCCGCGACAACAAGCCGTTGGGCACCTTCGAGCTGACAGGCATCGCTCCGGCTCCGCGTGGCGTCCCGCAGATCGAGGTCACCTTTGACATCGACGCGAACGGCATTGTGCACGTTTCCGCCAAGGACAAGGGCACCGGCAAGGAACAGTCCATGACCATCACCGGCGGATCCGCCCTCCCCAAGGACGAGATCGATCGCATGGTCAAGGAAGCCGAAGCCCACGAGGCCGACGACAAGAAGCGCAAGGAAGACGCCGAGACCCGCAACACCGCCGAATCCTTCGCCTATCAGATGGAGAAGATGGTCAACGACAACAAGGACAAGCTTTCCGATGATGTCGTCAAGGAAGTCACGGCCGATGTCAACGACCTGAAGGAAGCCCTGAAGGGCGACGACATCGACAAGATCAAGTCCGCCCAGGAGAAGCTGACCACTTCCTCGCAGAAGATCGGTCAGGCGCTCTATGCGCAGCAGGGTGCCGAAGGTGCCGCTGGCGCCGCGGGTGCCGGTGCTGCCGGTGCGGCGGGCGCAGGTTCCAGCTCGTCCTCGTCCGATGACGACGACGTGGTTGACGCCGAAGTCGTTGACGACGACGATGACAAGAAGGACAACAAGTAA
- a CDS encoding YjzC family protein encodes MTKVYKPGEDNHQPGSYIEVGPRGGAVPNPHIVTIGNGDRLPPTQQPGHGWQHR; translated from the coding sequence ATGACAAAAGTATATAAGCCTGGTGAGGATAATCATCAACCTGGTTCTTATATAGAGGTTGGACCGAGGGGAGGGGCTGTGCCGAATCCCCATATTGTGACGATAGGGAATGGGGATCGTCTCCCTCCAACCCAACAGCCAGGCCATGGTTGGCAGCATCGGTGA
- a CDS encoding ATP-binding protein — MKKRDVLNLIRYYSEHNDAAFRNEAYNIAKDFDHSGDSQLAEYIIALLSGTNTFVPQSTESDVHSGFLNKLPVVKTSLPLPTAIAQDIQGLINAIGRNVGIHRFLFHGPAGTGKTESVKQISSILQRELYVVDFSAMIDSRLGQTAKNITSLFAEINSFTQPDRTVILFDEIDALALDRVDSHDVREMGRATSTLLTQMDNLPENIVLFATTNLFSKFDKAFIRRFDAVIDFGRYTKSDLSDVATNIMNEYAGQFSFIGKNIRLFKKIMNLAPKLPYPGEMKNIIRSSIAFSKPGDEFDYLRRIYTSLIPNGNAVLTDPQKLRAQGFTVREVETLTGIPRSTVSRETRRGKNE; from the coding sequence ATGAAGAAACGCGACGTGCTCAATCTCATCAGATATTATTCAGAGCACAACGATGCCGCATTCAGAAACGAAGCATACAACATTGCCAAAGATTTCGATCACTCCGGAGACTCTCAGCTAGCGGAGTACATCATAGCGCTGCTTTCCGGCACAAACACTTTTGTACCACAATCGACAGAATCCGATGTTCACTCAGGTTTTCTCAACAAATTGCCGGTTGTGAAAACATCGTTACCTTTACCAACAGCCATAGCACAGGATATTCAAGGACTTATTAACGCTATAGGTCGAAACGTTGGCATTCATCGCTTTCTTTTCCACGGCCCTGCAGGCACCGGTAAAACCGAATCGGTTAAACAAATATCATCAATTCTGCAGCGCGAACTTTACGTTGTTGATTTCAGCGCGATGATTGATAGCCGACTCGGCCAAACTGCAAAAAATATTACCAGCCTCTTTGCGGAAATCAACAGCTTCACACAACCGGATAGAACGGTAATTCTATTTGATGAGATTGACGCATTAGCCCTAGACCGCGTAGATTCCCATGACGTGCGCGAAATGGGTCGAGCAACTTCGACATTGCTTACACAGATGGACAACCTGCCTGAGAACATCGTTTTATTCGCAACCACTAATCTGTTTAGCAAATTCGACAAGGCATTTATTCGCAGATTTGATGCGGTTATTGATTTCGGACGTTACACGAAAAGTGACTTATCTGATGTCGCCACAAATATCATGAATGAATATGCAGGACAATTCTCCTTTATCGGTAAGAACATCCGCCTGTTTAAAAAAATTATGAATCTCGCGCCGAAACTTCCCTATCCCGGCGAGATGAAAAACATCATTCGCTCTTCGATTGCGTTCAGCAAACCAGGAGACGAATTCGATTATCTCCGCCGAATCTATACCTCATTAATACCAAACGGAAACGCCGTACTTACCGACCCTCAAAAACTCAGGGCACAAGGTTTCACTGTGCGGGAAGTAGAAACACTAACGGGTATCCCAAGAAGCACTGTATCGCGAGAAACGAGGAGAGGTAAGAATGAATAA
- a CDS encoding S8 family peptidase, with protein MNNILRLKGTLHHGNGSAPGPAHLPAHTKATTDEILQKKQQLFSVLKFWQTRQINIDPLVEVHYRTVVAKSNRIKKLLSYPNHLASTSIVGATFEGPKEKPNHVITYCVPLTAIESTITDLQRCVDTLNEYGNEITDTELSEITKNGLSTSASRFGLSKSSFAQIICDVHAIGRFGVKNEAPENNRSSLVTIYDTKKETVQLLNELGLDIIDANLLDKTTINLRPDQYDILRTKAPYLIAMSLQDITEFKFEKSTNGQRSTLEISEPHNEPIIGVIDTCFDKTVYFKDWVEYHDELNLEFDEDQRDYRHGTEVSSIIVDGPRLNPELDDGCGRFRVRHFAVATADKNSSFTIFKSIQGIVAQNQDIKVWNLSLGSIYEAPTNFISPEAALLDELQNRYDVVFVVAGTNKLLGDDPNRPKRIGSPADSINSIVVNSSSSLNEPASYTREGPVLQFFRKPDISCFGGDNSDGMAVYSPDGITTTAGTSFAAPWIARKMAFLIQTMGLSREIAKALLIDSASAWGSVNTNSTKLGYGIVPRKIQDILKTPSNEIRFVIEDTAKTFETSNYRIPVPITDDKYQYTARATLCYFPKCSRQQGVDYTDTELDFHFGRVKQNGVDSLDQNVQGDPGANVYEGSARKLYRKWDNVKHLGDVEKSRFIPRKVLGQPYWGFKIRSTTRSDTQEKRDLRFGIVVTLKEMKGRNRIREFIQRCELQPEPWIVNEIDMNTGIELYQQSEAEIDFDDNGDETGDTD; from the coding sequence ATGAATAACATCCTTCGCCTTAAGGGCACTTTACATCACGGAAATGGCTCGGCACCTGGACCAGCGCACCTGCCCGCTCACACAAAAGCGACTACCGATGAAATACTCCAGAAAAAGCAGCAGCTATTTTCAGTGCTCAAGTTCTGGCAGACACGACAAATAAACATCGATCCACTCGTCGAAGTTCATTACCGTACTGTCGTAGCAAAAAGCAATCGAATTAAAAAACTGCTTTCTTACCCGAACCACCTCGCAAGCACTTCAATTGTTGGAGCTACCTTTGAAGGGCCAAAAGAGAAACCAAACCACGTCATCACGTATTGCGTGCCATTAACAGCGATTGAGTCGACAATCACCGACTTGCAACGCTGTGTTGATACACTCAATGAGTACGGCAACGAAATAACTGATACTGAACTCAGCGAAATCACTAAAAACGGCCTATCGACATCGGCAAGCCGGTTCGGCCTGAGCAAGTCGTCTTTTGCGCAAATCATTTGCGATGTACATGCTATCGGCAGGTTCGGCGTCAAAAATGAAGCGCCAGAAAATAACCGTTCATCTTTGGTCACTATCTATGACACCAAAAAAGAAACCGTGCAACTTCTTAATGAGTTAGGCCTCGATATTATCGACGCGAACCTTCTTGACAAGACGACAATAAATCTGCGGCCGGATCAATATGATATCCTCCGGACAAAAGCCCCATATCTCATCGCCATGTCATTACAGGATATTACAGAGTTCAAATTCGAAAAGAGTACAAACGGACAACGTTCCACACTAGAAATTTCAGAGCCTCACAATGAACCCATCATCGGCGTCATTGATACATGCTTCGACAAAACCGTATATTTCAAGGATTGGGTCGAATACCATGACGAGCTCAATCTAGAATTCGATGAAGATCAAAGAGACTACCGCCATGGTACCGAAGTCTCATCAATCATCGTTGACGGACCACGTTTAAATCCAGAACTTGATGATGGTTGTGGCCGTTTCCGCGTACGACATTTTGCCGTTGCAACCGCTGACAAGAACAGCTCCTTCACTATATTCAAGTCAATCCAAGGTATTGTTGCTCAAAATCAAGATATTAAAGTATGGAATTTAAGCCTAGGCTCCATATATGAAGCACCCACAAACTTCATCTCTCCAGAAGCAGCACTCCTTGATGAGTTGCAAAATCGTTATGACGTGGTTTTCGTCGTTGCAGGCACTAACAAACTACTAGGAGACGACCCAAACCGTCCAAAACGAATAGGCTCACCGGCAGATTCAATCAATTCAATTGTTGTCAATTCCTCATCAAGCCTCAACGAACCTGCAAGCTATACACGAGAAGGTCCTGTCCTCCAATTCTTCAGGAAACCAGACATTTCCTGTTTTGGCGGAGACAATTCAGATGGCATGGCAGTTTATTCGCCCGATGGCATCACTACAACTGCCGGAACCTCGTTTGCGGCACCTTGGATTGCCAGGAAAATGGCTTTTCTCATACAAACCATGGGATTGTCCCGTGAAATAGCAAAAGCACTCCTTATCGATTCAGCTTCAGCATGGGGAAGCGTCAATACCAACAGTACAAAACTCGGCTACGGAATCGTCCCGCGGAAAATTCAAGACATATTAAAAACCCCATCCAACGAAATACGATTTGTCATAGAAGACACAGCTAAAACCTTCGAAACATCAAACTATCGCATCCCGGTTCCAATAACAGATGACAAATATCAATACACTGCTCGTGCAACTTTGTGCTATTTCCCAAAATGCAGCCGACAGCAAGGAGTGGACTACACGGACACCGAGCTCGATTTCCATTTCGGAAGAGTCAAGCAAAACGGCGTCGATTCCCTTGATCAAAACGTCCAAGGCGACCCTGGAGCGAACGTATATGAAGGATCGGCACGTAAACTGTATCGAAAGTGGGACAATGTCAAGCATCTGGGCGATGTTGAAAAAAGCCGTTTTATACCTCGAAAAGTTTTAGGACAACCATATTGGGGATTCAAGATACGGTCAACAACACGTTCTGACACTCAGGAAAAGAGAGACCTACGATTTGGAATCGTGGTGACCCTGAAAGAGATGAAAGGACGCAATCGAATCCGTGAATTCATTCAGAGGTGTGAGCTGCAACCTGAACCATGGATTGTGAACGAAATTGACATGAATACCGGTATTGAACTTTATCAGCAATCTGAAGCTGAAATCGACTTTGATGACAACGGCGATGAGACTGGAGACACGGACTAA
- a CDS encoding helix-turn-helix transcriptional regulator — protein MAVEMQLGGQIRDHREALGLSQDDLASKIFVSRQTVSNWETGRTYPDVQNLLLLGNLFGITLDELVKGDVETMNEEIKHNREQMLLWFAVSWVLIAISVVSYCIFAIVPHANGESPVGWLSSLGCLTAALGLGASTRLGKLEKNVDVKTFRELVQYSTGQKIDRTHRNDILPKVISVIIVVLYAAVLILNDIVWR, from the coding sequence ATGGCGGTCGAGATGCAGTTGGGTGGTCAGATTCGTGATCATCGCGAGGCGTTGGGCCTGTCTCAGGATGACCTTGCGAGCAAGATTTTCGTCTCGCGTCAGACGGTTTCGAATTGGGAGACCGGCCGCACCTATCCCGACGTGCAGAACCTCCTGCTGCTGGGCAATCTTTTCGGCATCACGCTGGACGAACTGGTCAAAGGAGACGTCGAAACCATGAATGAGGAAATCAAACACAATCGGGAGCAAATGCTCCTTTGGTTTGCGGTGTCTTGGGTCTTGATTGCTATATCGGTGGTTTCGTATTGTATTTTCGCGATCGTGCCGCATGCCAATGGCGAAAGCCCGGTAGGATGGCTTAGTTCTCTGGGCTGTTTGACTGCCGCGTTGGGGCTTGGTGCTTCGACGCGTCTCGGAAAATTGGAGAAAAACGTCGATGTGAAGACGTTCCGTGAGCTTGTGCAGTATTCGACGGGTCAAAAAATCGACCGCACCCATCGAAATGACATCCTTCCTAAGGTCATCTCGGTCATCATCGTTGTTCTCTATGCGGCCGTCCTGATTTTGAACGATATCGTCTGGAGATAG
- a CDS encoding ATP-binding protein, whose translation MATWFPIVSVMGPRQSGKSTLLRNAFPDYTYLNLELGRLRDSANTDPEGFMVTQPVHSFIDEMQYAPDLFPEMQAVSDERHETGQYLISGSQNFLMNKNITESLAGRVGILELLPLSYKEAQGVPSVPSVDEFTFRGGYPHLYETDVPEGTFYSSYLSTYVRRDVSTLSNIRDFSSFETFLRLCAQSSGELLNTTHLSRESQISLNTAKEWLNILAASYIVFLLPPYFSNARKRLTKTPKLYFYDTGLLCYLLGIRNVDELVRSPKRGAVFENLIIEETLKRGFNANSESRLYFYRDSNGVEVDLMDMTDSVSPQLIEIKSGITPRDDFFRHLKTVGRDLDIPIEQRQVIYRGGSSFRTPNGRFVSAKDYLLK comes from the coding sequence ATGGCAACCTGGTTCCCTATCGTCTCCGTCATGGGGCCACGCCAATCAGGAAAATCAACCTTGCTCCGCAACGCATTTCCCGACTACACCTACCTCAATCTCGAACTCGGACGCTTACGGGATTCGGCCAATACAGACCCTGAAGGGTTTATGGTCACGCAACCAGTACACTCATTCATCGATGAGATGCAATACGCGCCCGATTTGTTCCCAGAAATGCAAGCAGTCTCGGATGAGCGCCACGAGACCGGACAATATCTGATTTCCGGATCACAGAACTTTCTAATGAATAAAAACATCACGGAATCATTGGCTGGTAGAGTGGGGATTCTGGAATTACTGCCGCTCAGCTACAAAGAAGCCCAAGGGGTTCCAAGCGTTCCAAGCGTCGACGAATTCACCTTCCGAGGCGGGTACCCACACCTTTACGAAACTGACGTACCGGAAGGGACGTTCTATTCAAGCTATCTGTCAACATACGTCCGCCGCGACGTGAGTACGCTTTCCAATATTCGCGATTTTTCATCATTCGAGACGTTCCTGAGGCTTTGTGCACAGAGTTCCGGTGAATTACTGAACACGACGCATCTCTCCAGAGAATCACAAATATCGCTGAACACCGCGAAAGAATGGCTGAATATCCTCGCAGCCAGTTATATCGTGTTTCTGCTGCCACCGTACTTCTCAAACGCTCGGAAGCGACTAACGAAAACGCCGAAGCTCTATTTCTACGACACGGGTTTGCTCTGCTATTTGCTTGGCATCCGCAACGTCGACGAATTAGTCAGAAGCCCCAAGCGCGGAGCCGTGTTCGAGAACCTCATCATCGAGGAGACGCTCAAGCGCGGATTCAACGCCAACAGCGAATCGAGGCTCTATTTCTATCGCGATTCCAACGGCGTGGAAGTCGACCTGATGGACATGACCGACTCCGTTTCGCCGCAGCTTATTGAAATCAAGTCCGGCATCACCCCGCGTGACGATTTCTTCCGTCACTTGAAAACCGTCGGCCGGGACCTTGATATCCCAATCGAGCAGCGGCAAGTCATCTACCGAGGCGGCTCCAGCTTCCGCACCCCCAACGGCCGGTTCGTCTCGGCTAAGGATTATTTGCTGAAATAA